In one window of Flavobacterium ginsengisoli DNA:
- a CDS encoding choice-of-anchor Q domain-containing protein: MQARFENCIIRANNATTNGGAIYNENANTTWVNCLIVNNTAPNGASIYNNASLPTLLNLTIADNTGAQGAALYNASGSSARIVNTVSVKNNSDIVNNASTPSYENSLIQGIGGVTSTTTVFDANYSLLTTSPALNAGKNNPASIAFPAKDLKGKSRIIDTNVDIGAFERNKTQTITVAALTKKYGDEPFTHGTATSGLPLEYTSSNTSIAIIENGKIKPVGAGTATITLKQSGNDSEYDACTSNRFLINCK, from the coding sequence TTGCAAGCAAGATTTGAAAACTGTATCATCAGAGCCAATAATGCTACTACAAACGGTGGTGCTATATATAATGAAAACGCCAATACAACATGGGTTAACTGCTTAATTGTTAATAACACAGCACCAAATGGAGCATCTATTTATAACAATGCATCGTTACCTACACTTCTTAATCTTACTATAGCAGATAACACAGGTGCGCAAGGAGCAGCATTGTATAATGCAAGTGGTTCTTCTGCAAGAATTGTAAATACAGTTAGTGTAAAAAATAATTCAGACATTGTTAATAATGCCAGTACTCCTAGTTATGAAAACAGTTTAATACAAGGTATAGGTGGTGTTACAAGCACAACTACAGTTTTTGATGCAAATTATTCGTTATTAACTACCAGTCCTGCTCTAAATGCTGGTAAAAACAATCCTGCTAGTATTGCTTTTCCAGCTAAAGATTTAAAAGGCAAATCGCGTATTATTGATACTAATGTAGATATAGGGGCTTTTGAGAGAAATAAAACCCAAACCATAACAGTGGCTGCTCTTACAAAAAAATACGGAGATGAGCCATTTACACATGGTACTGCAACAAGCGGATTACCATTAGAATATACGTCTAGTAATACTTCTATTGCTATAATAGAAAACGGAAAAATTAAGCCCGTAGGTGCCGGAACAGCAACTATAACCCTAAAACAATCAGGAAATGACAGCGAATATGATGCTTGCACCTCAAACAGATTTCTTATTAACTGTAAATAA
- a CDS encoding MBG domain-containing protein — MTANMMLAPQTDFLLTVNKATLTVTADNKLFFENGSVFKDFSVSYTGFVLGDTPSTAFGGAIAYGGTAVTATTIGNYVITPSGLTSLNYNITYNNGKLTIESDVQLTDGTIYVKKGSAGKGTSWDDALGEVAEGLKLAYSLNTSTRPDVTKANKIYVAKGTYAPQYSPKDSSNFADEDTDNSFLLVDGVKIYGGFDGSIANESISNRQIQKNKTILDSYNPVTGQKVHHIVIVSNSTGDNEIDGFTIMNGAGGFGSWMGAGATMTIKGKPITQAFGSGIRVHSSNLNIKNCTITGNSSGNQAGAMYITDVSNVSVFNTLFYNNSADHYGASGTSMVISEANVKIYNSTFGDSQNSFQIVTDHVNANLEVYNSIFRYFADPTHNDINKSRGTITVKNSFLPNAETFYSSKGFVLANNIYNVDPGFIDVNANNFALKTSSVVVDKGDNSFYNTAIYHDKDIADDKRVQNNTIDMGCFESKLPQTITASDLTKNYGDSDFVNEAVTVNTGLALTYTKSSNTTVLAIVNGKIHTQNAGTTTITVAVAGNETYAPTEKTFVLTIAKANLTVKANDKTKLANNLAMSNADYDVSYTGFVNGDDRSKLTGSLVYSGNAIGKTEVGIYTDGIMPGGLSSNNYNFIYNAGTLKILPNACINK; from the coding sequence ATGACAGCGAATATGATGCTTGCACCTCAAACAGATTTCTTATTAACTGTAAATAAAGCGACATTAACTGTAACAGCAGATAATAAATTATTTTTTGAAAATGGTTCTGTCTTTAAAGACTTTTCTGTGAGTTATACTGGGTTTGTCCTAGGAGATACTCCAAGTACAGCTTTTGGGGGTGCAATAGCTTATGGCGGTACAGCTGTAACTGCAACCACTATAGGTAACTACGTTATAACTCCTTCTGGATTAACATCTTTAAATTATAATATTACTTACAATAATGGTAAGCTAACAATTGAGTCTGATGTTCAATTAACAGATGGTACAATATACGTTAAAAAAGGAAGTGCAGGAAAAGGAACCTCTTGGGATGATGCACTAGGAGAAGTTGCTGAGGGATTAAAATTAGCATACTCACTTAATACTAGTACTAGACCAGATGTTACTAAGGCTAATAAAATATATGTGGCTAAAGGGACTTATGCTCCACAATACAGTCCAAAAGACAGTTCTAACTTTGCGGATGAAGATACAGACAATAGTTTTTTATTAGTTGATGGTGTAAAAATTTATGGAGGTTTTGATGGATCTATTGCTAATGAAAGCATATCCAACAGACAAATTCAAAAGAATAAAACTATTTTAGATAGTTATAATCCAGTAACAGGACAAAAAGTACATCACATTGTTATTGTTTCTAACTCTACAGGAGACAACGAAATAGATGGATTTACCATTATGAATGGTGCAGGAGGCTTTGGATCATGGATGGGGGCTGGTGCGACAATGACCATAAAGGGTAAGCCAATTACCCAAGCATTTGGTTCAGGTATTCGTGTACACAGTTCTAACCTTAATATAAAAAACTGTACTATTACTGGAAATTCCTCTGGTAACCAAGCTGGTGCTATGTATATAACGGATGTGTCAAATGTATCTGTTTTTAATACGCTTTTTTATAATAATAGCGCAGATCATTATGGGGCATCAGGTACCTCTATGGTGATATCAGAAGCTAATGTGAAAATTTATAATTCTACTTTTGGAGATTCGCAGAATTCATTTCAAATTGTTACTGATCATGTAAATGCTAATTTGGAAGTATATAACTCAATATTTAGATATTTCGCTGATCCTACTCATAATGATATAAATAAATCGAGAGGAACAATTACCGTTAAGAACTCTTTTCTGCCTAATGCAGAAACTTTTTATAGTAGTAAAGGCTTTGTGTTAGCAAATAACATCTATAATGTAGACCCTGGTTTTATTGATGTTAACGCTAATAACTTTGCTTTAAAAACAAGCTCTGTAGTTGTCGATAAAGGAGACAATTCTTTTTATAACACCGCTATTTATCATGATAAAGATATTGCAGATGATAAACGTGTTCAGAATAATACAATAGATATGGGATGCTTTGAATCTAAGCTACCTCAAACTATTACAGCATCTGATTTAACCAAAAATTATGGAGATTCAGATTTTGTTAATGAAGCTGTAACAGTAAATACTGGCTTAGCGTTAACTTATACCAAAAGTAGTAACACTACTGTTCTCGCTATTGTAAATGGTAAAATTCATACACAAAATGCTGGTACAACTACAATTACTGTTGCTGTAGCAGGTAATGAAACTTATGCTCCAACAGAAAAAACCTTTGTTTTAACTATAGCAAAAGCAAACTTAACTGTAAAAGCAAATGATAAGACCAAACTTGCCAATAATTTAGCAATGTCAAATGCAGATTATGATGTAAGTTATACAGGTTTTGTTAACGGTGATGATCGTTCTAAGCTAACTGGATCATTAGTATATTCAGGTAATGCTATAGGTAAAACCGAAGTTGGCATTTATACAGATGGGATAATGCCAGGTGGTTTATCTTCCAATAATTATAATTTTATTTATAATGCAGGAACTTTAAAAATACTACCTAATGCTTGCATTAACAAATAA
- a CDS encoding MBG domain-containing protein encodes MQSQTIKYVTVNGSGSKDGSSWSNASENLQKMISSSDSGTQIWIARGTYTPKVALAPNGSAQDRNNTFGLKKGVQLYGGFIGNENSLSQRNITANETILSGNLGGGNFAHHVILIYALEENENYYLNGLTISDGKADSLEYYKISTETKKNSINDNIKDKYPDWFVSMTESPYYSYASLGLQLAGFSGLPSIASIPGGDMVTTEILNTSYPKSNGGAIYNIKGVLTLENVTFKNNQGIIGGAICLQEGARANFTNCIFSNNTATDNGGAISNSDSYLTIAGGNFNANSAPLGGVISDLDGKLLNLSNVTFSNNLANKIKTGTGYGGAIYIEKVSQDNSSSRIVNNCTFDNNSADVAGAIYADENIRNLKITNSAFTGNNALMEASATIAGGGGAILLRRVINAEITSNNFSNNKALKSIGGGTFAVETNGITFSGNTFSGNASLLGGAACFIENKNTTTLTGNTFTGNSVTDTSSYSVSGFGGAIVSANDNNIKISDNIFTGNTATKFGGAINFETITVNSVINNNIFKTNSASEFGGAIYANVVSNNITTKLTINNNNFESNNSVKRGGGIFLANYSTTDIRDNSFVGNKSYFGAVLDIESYTKNQFFNNTVKNNVGVADSAGYSGCIIAVFEGVNKLYNNVFTGNESFTTIFQPNSTVDFINNTVWNESPGYGIYTFSKNVKLYNNILEELTVSSTSADVQSNSFRYDSQNNFVNKNNNIRETNPYFADLANYNFNLTGCSSIINKGNNSLYSSEYPNTDFLGKNRKVNTIDIGAYENELGASGKTAPTAVATQSFCNEAIVNDLKATGTNVKWYSQASGGSSLASNTALVSGNTYYASQTVNGCESDRTSVSVSISSTQAPTAQSPQNFIIGQAGAKIVVNGSNLKWYTQEKDGTALTATPSLNMSSENSATYWVSQTNANNCESIRTKIVVNVTKIPLTIKAVNKVKVFDGSVYGNSNYTVTYSGFESGDSQSNSTSGTLSFSGDAATATEPGIYKIIPQGITSTKYTVLYEEGTLEIKSNLILTDNILYVKQNGSGDGSSWNSPLSNLELALTRASNINSVHTDDTDPKKVKKIFVAKGTYQVTSGKSYIMPKNIEIYGGFDPDNAITNLTHQRITGNLNDGSILKGNNASVIKNDDNSLTSSALLNGFTITSGSATNGGGIYNKKVASKI; translated from the coding sequence TTGCAATCTCAAACAATAAAATATGTTACTGTAAATGGTTCAGGAAGTAAAGACGGAAGTTCTTGGAGTAATGCTTCTGAGAACTTACAGAAAATGATTAGTTCATCTGACAGTGGTACTCAAATATGGATTGCCAGAGGAACATATACTCCTAAAGTAGCTTTGGCGCCTAACGGCAGTGCACAGGACAGGAATAACACTTTTGGACTAAAAAAAGGTGTACAATTATATGGTGGCTTTATTGGTAATGAAAACAGTCTTTCACAGAGAAATATTACAGCAAATGAAACTATTCTTAGCGGAAATTTGGGTGGTGGAAATTTTGCACACCATGTGATACTTATCTATGCTCTTGAAGAAAATGAGAATTACTACTTAAACGGACTAACCATTAGTGATGGTAAGGCTGATTCATTAGAGTATTATAAAATATCTACAGAAACTAAGAAGAATTCTATTAACGATAATATCAAAGATAAATATCCGGATTGGTTTGTTTCGATGACGGAAAGCCCTTATTATAGTTATGCTTCATTAGGTTTGCAACTTGCAGGATTTAGTGGCTTGCCAAGTATAGCTTCAATTCCGGGAGGTGACATGGTAACAACGGAAATACTTAATACATCCTATCCTAAAAGTAATGGTGGGGCTATATACAACATAAAAGGGGTTTTAACATTAGAAAACGTAACCTTTAAAAATAATCAAGGTATAATTGGTGGGGCAATATGTTTACAGGAAGGTGCTCGCGCCAATTTTACTAACTGTATATTTTCTAATAATACGGCAACAGATAATGGAGGTGCAATTAGCAACAGCGACAGTTATTTGACTATTGCAGGAGGAAATTTTAATGCTAACAGTGCGCCTCTGGGAGGAGTTATTTCTGATTTAGATGGAAAACTTTTAAATCTAAGTAATGTAACATTTAGTAATAACCTGGCGAATAAAATTAAGACTGGTACCGGTTATGGCGGGGCTATTTATATTGAAAAAGTGAGTCAGGATAATTCGTCATCAAGGATTGTCAATAATTGTACTTTTGATAACAATAGTGCAGATGTTGCAGGTGCTATTTATGCTGACGAAAATATACGTAATCTTAAAATTACGAATAGTGCATTTACCGGTAACAATGCTTTGATGGAGGCTTCTGCTACAATTGCTGGAGGTGGAGGAGCTATTTTGCTTCGCAGAGTTATTAATGCAGAAATAACATCAAATAATTTTAGCAATAATAAAGCTTTAAAAAGTATAGGAGGAGGAACCTTTGCAGTTGAAACAAATGGTATTACATTTTCTGGAAATACATTTTCTGGAAATGCTTCTTTGTTAGGAGGTGCTGCATGTTTCATTGAAAATAAAAATACAACGACCTTAACCGGAAATACTTTTACCGGAAATAGTGTTACGGATACAAGTAGTTATTCTGTTTCTGGATTTGGAGGTGCTATAGTATCTGCAAATGATAATAACATTAAAATCTCTGATAATATATTTACAGGAAATACGGCTACTAAATTTGGAGGAGCCATTAATTTCGAAACAATCACAGTTAATTCTGTCATTAATAATAATATTTTCAAGACCAATAGTGCTTCTGAATTTGGAGGAGCAATCTATGCCAATGTAGTTAGCAATAATATTACTACCAAGCTAACAATAAACAATAATAATTTTGAAAGTAACAACTCTGTAAAAAGAGGAGGAGGAATATTTTTAGCTAATTATAGTACAACTGACATTCGTGATAATTCATTCGTAGGAAACAAATCTTATTTTGGAGCTGTTTTAGATATTGAAAGTTATACAAAAAACCAGTTTTTCAATAATACTGTAAAGAATAATGTTGGCGTCGCAGACAGCGCAGGGTATTCTGGTTGTATAATTGCTGTCTTTGAAGGTGTAAATAAACTGTATAATAATGTTTTTACAGGAAATGAAAGTTTTACGACTATTTTTCAACCTAATTCTACAGTCGATTTTATAAATAATACTGTTTGGAATGAAAGTCCGGGTTATGGTATTTATACCTTCAGTAAAAATGTTAAGCTGTATAATAATATTCTTGAAGAACTTACTGTCTCAAGTACTTCGGCAGATGTTCAAAGTAATTCTTTTAGGTATGATAGTCAGAATAATTTTGTAAATAAAAACAATAATATTCGCGAAACTAACCCATATTTTGCTGATCTTGCTAATTATAATTTTAATCTAACAGGTTGTAGTTCCATAATAAATAAAGGAAACAATTCTTTATATTCAAGTGAGTATCCAAACACTGATTTTTTAGGTAAGAACAGAAAAGTAAATACGATTGATATTGGTGCTTATGAAAATGAATTAGGTGCTTCTGGTAAAACAGCACCAACTGCTGTTGCGACACAATCTTTTTGTAATGAAGCGATTGTTAATGATTTAAAAGCAACTGGCACAAATGTAAAATGGTACAGTCAAGCTTCAGGAGGAAGTTCGTTAGCCAGTAATACAGCTTTAGTTTCTGGTAATACGTATTATGCAAGTCAAACCGTTAATGGTTGCGAAAGTGATAGAACAAGTGTTAGTGTATCGATAAGTTCTACTCAGGCACCAACTGCACAATCTCCACAAAATTTTATTATTGGTCAAGCAGGAGCTAAAATCGTAGTAAATGGAAGCAATTTAAAATGGTATACACAAGAAAAAGATGGTACAGCATTAACAGCAACACCTTCTTTAAATATGTCATCTGAAAATTCTGCTACTTATTGGGTAAGTCAAACTAACGCCAACAATTGCGAAAGTATCAGGACTAAAATAGTTGTTAATGTAACTAAAATACCTCTTACAATTAAAGCTGTCAATAAGGTAAAAGTATTTGATGGAAGTGTTTATGGAAATAGTAATTATACTGTAACTTATTCTGGTTTTGAATCTGGTGATAGTCAATCAAATAGTACCTCTGGAACTCTTTCTTTTTCAGGTGACGCTGCTACTGCAACTGAACCAGGTATTTATAAAATTATTCCTCAGGGTATTACTTCTACTAAATACACTGTTTTGTATGAAGAAGGAACTTTAGAAATAAAATCAAATTTAATTCTAACAGACAATATCTTATATGTAAAACAAAACGGAAGTGGCGACGGTTCTTCATGGAATAGTCCTTTAAGTAATTTAGAACTTGCTTTAACAAGAGCTTCTAATATTAACTCCGTACATACAGATGATACTGATCCTAAAAAAGTTAAAAAAATATTTGTAGCAAAAGGGACTTATCAAGTGACTTCAGGAAAGTCATATATAATGCCTAAAAATATAGAAATATATGGCGGATTTGATCCTGATAATGCTATTACAAATCTAACACATCAACGTATCACAGGTAATTTAAACGATGGAAGTATTTTAAAAGGAAATAATGCATCGGTTATTAAAAATGATGATAATAGTTTAACTAGCAGTGCTCTTTTAAACGGTTTTACAATAACAAGCGGTAGTGCAACTAATGGTGGAGGTATATACAATAAAAAAGTTGCAAGCAAGATTTGA